One window from the genome of Nicotiana tomentosiformis chromosome 5, ASM39032v3, whole genome shotgun sequence encodes:
- the LOC104114190 gene encoding uncharacterized protein — translation MGDSSASYIYMVHHLIEKCLIFHMTKEECMDALSKHANINPVITATVWNELEKENKEFFETYAQSHNKDCITEEETSAMIQKMILDNDHTKDSD, via the exons ATGGGTGATTCCTCTGCTTCATACATATACATG GTACATCACTTAATAGAGAAGTGTCTGATTTTCCACATGACCAAAGAGGAGTGCATGGATGCCCTTTCCAAGCATGCAAATATCAATCCTGTCATTACTGCTACTG TGTGGAATGAGTTAGAGAAAGAGAATAAAGAGTTCTTTGAGACATATGCTCAATCACATAACAAAGATTGCATTACAGAGGAAGAGACAAGTGCAATGATTCAGAAAATGATATTGGACAATGATCATACTAAAGATTCAGACTAA